The Toxorhynchites rutilus septentrionalis strain SRP chromosome 3, ASM2978413v1, whole genome shotgun sequence genome includes a region encoding these proteins:
- the LOC129780149 gene encoding uncharacterized protein LOC129780149, protein MMLYMGLFSWTVFLQMSGNLIANGAMYDAIIDSFEPDSEIDSNYLKLGTLRVTRKKRNCFVITGDFELIKNWGNDNVATYEIKRATGNGPPVMSGKSSFCDLYNSDAAVVDAVRKASSMPPKGGCPIPKGKYTVDGFELKEEDLPMMLPAGQYVVSAKVDSVQGTQVVAYKVYITVK, encoded by the exons ATGATGCTCTACATGGGTCTATTTAGTTGGACAGTTTTCCTCCAAATGTCGGGCAATTTAATTGCTAATGGAGCG ATGTACGACGCGATCATTGATTCATTCGAGCCGGATTCAGAGATTGATTCAAACTATCTGAAGCTGGGCACCCTTCGGGTAACTCGCAAAAAACGAAACTGCTTCGTTATAACTGGTGACTTTGAGCTGATCAAAAACTGGGGAAACGACAATGTG GCGACCTATGAGATCAAACGTGCCACTGGAAATGGCCCACCGGTGATGAGTGGAAAGAGTTCGTTCTGTGACCTGTATAATTCGGACGCGGCGGTAGTCGATGCGGTGCGCAAAGCGTCCAGTATGCCACCGAAAGGGGGTTGTCCCATTCCGAAGGGAAAGTATACGGTGGATGGTTTTGAGCTAAAGGAGGAAGACCTGCCCATGATGCTTCCTGCCGGCCAGTATGTTGTATCCGCCAAGGTTGATAGCGTCCAAGGGACGCAGGTGGTGGCCTATAAGGTGTATATCACGGTTAAATAG
- the LOC129780469 gene encoding uncharacterized protein LOC129780469: MSSLAITVSFLVNLWFASFCGVRAAMYEIAINSFEPNSKTDPAFMDYGTLRVAKKSRNLFVIAGEFEFFTNMDDSTKIVYEIFYGDNSKPLLSGETGFCESLNHDTKVMRRLRELSNLPGTGVCPFPKGKYNINKYELDDSQLPLAIPAGKYTLSVVMIVENEVKAGYKLYSTVS; this comes from the exons ATGAGTTCCCTAGCGATCACTGTTTCTTTCCTCGTTAACCTTTGGTTTGCGTCGTTTTGTGGAGTCCGCGCGGCG ATGTACGAAATCGCTATCAATAGTTTCGAGCCAAACTCAAAGACTGATCCAGCCTTTATGGACTACGGTACGCTACGGGTTGCGAAGAAAAGTCGCAACCTTTTCGTGATCGCCGGAGAGTTTGAGTTTTTCACGAACATGGACGACAGTACCAAG ATTGTGTACGAAATTTTCTACGGAGATAACAGCAAACCTTTGTTAAGTGGGGAAACTGGATTCTGCGAATCACTGAACCATGATACCAAGGTGATGCGAAGACTACGTGAGTTGTCCAATCTGCCTGGGACCGGTGTATGTCCATTTCCTAAGGGTAAATATAATATCAACAAGTACGAACTGGACGACAGTCAGCTTCCGCTGGCCATCCCGGCCGGGAAGTACACACTAAGTGTAGTGATGATTGTCGAGAATGAGGTTAAGGCAGGCTACAAATTGTACTCCACAGTTTCATGA